Proteins from a genomic interval of Poecile atricapillus isolate bPoeAtr1 chromosome 1, bPoeAtr1.hap1, whole genome shotgun sequence:
- the SYT12 gene encoding synaptotagmin-12 isoform X1: MDTGHVSRSRFSVASSPPRWEIGLYAAGALALLGIAAINLWKLWRSGSYPAPSPFPNYDYRYLEQKYGAACPDIRNKRGLAPGSQRAPGRSSSSRKSSLRAEDTLESIQELGSLELMGRDLGLAHYGPLRKSISADSLNSISSIGNNFGQDFTVGQVEVSMEYDGRAAALHVTLLQGKDLLEKEDARFESCFMRISLLPAEQIVGISRIQRSAYSVAFDERFSVPLDPAALEENSLRFSVFGIDEDERSVSTGVAELKLSDLDLATRPFNAWLYLQDTNKAVDTVGEILLSLSYLPTAERLTVVVVKAKNLVWSNGKVTADPFVKVYLLQDGRKISKKKTAVKRGDTNPVFNEAMIFSVPAIVLQELSLRVTVAESGEDGRGDNTGHVLIGPAASGMGTTHWNQMLATLRKPVSMWHPLRRN; this comes from the exons ATGGACACTGGGCACGTAAGCAGATCCCGCTTCAGTG tGGCCTCCAGCCCGCCGCGGTGGGAGATCGGGCTCTACGCCGCCGGCGCCTTGGCGCTGCTGGGAATCGCGGCCATCAACCTGTGGAAGCTCTGGCGCTCCGGGAGCTACCCggccccttcccccttccccaaCTATGACTACCGGTACCTGGAGCAGAAGTACGGAGCGGCGTGCCCGGACATCAGGAACAAG CGAGGGCTGGCCCCGGGCTCGCAGCGGGCTCCAGGTCGGAGCTCTTCGTCCCGCAAGAGCAGCCTGAGGGCAGAGGACACTTTGGAGAGCATCCAGGAGCTGGGCAGCCTGGAGCTGATGGGCAGAGACCTGGGCCTGGCCCACTACGGCCCCCTGCGGAAATCCATCTCGGCCGACTCCCTCAACTCCATCTCGTCCATCGGGAACAACTTCGGGCAGGATTTCACGGTGGGGCAGGTGGAGGTGTCCATGGAGTACGACGGGAGGGCGGCCGCCCTGCACGTGACGCTGCTGCAGGGCAAGGACCTGCTGGAGAAGGAGGATGCGCGCTTCGAGTCCTGCTTCATGCGCATCAGCCTCCTCCCGGCCGAGCAGATCGTCGGCATCTCCCGG ATCCAGAGGAGCGCCTACTCCGTGGCCTTTGACGAGCGTTTCTCGGTGCCGCTGGATCCGGCGGCGCTGGAGGAGAACAGCCTGCGCTTCTCCGTCTTCGGCATCGACGAGGACGAGCGGAGCGTCAGCACCGGCGTGGCCGAGCTCAAGCTCTCCGACCTGGACCTGGCCACGCGCCCCTTCAACGCCTGGCTCTACCTGCAGGACACCAACAAG GCGGTGGACACGGTGGGGGAGATCCTGCTCTCCCTGAGTTACCTGCCCACGGCCGAGCGGCTCACGGTGGTGGTGGTCAAAGCCAAGAACCTCGTGTGGAGCAATGGGAAGGTGACTGCAG ATCCCTTCGTCAAGGTGTACCTGCTGCAGGACGGGAGGAAGATCAGCAAGAAGAAGACAGCAGTGAAGAGGGGAGACACCAACCCCGTGTTCAACGAGGCCATGATCTTCTCTGTGCCGGCCATCGTGCTCCAG gagctgtccctgcgTGTGACGGTGGCCGAGAGCGGCGAGGACGGGCGCGGTGACAACACGGGCCACGTGCTCATCGGGCCCGCGGCCAGCGGCATGGGCACCACGCACTGGAACCAGATGCTGGCCACGCTCCGCAAGCCCGTCTCCATGTGGCACCCGCTCCGCAGGAATTAG
- the SYT12 gene encoding synaptotagmin-12 isoform X2 has product MGRDLGLAHYGPLRKSISADSLNSISSIGNNFGQDFTVGQVEVSMEYDGRAAALHVTLLQGKDLLEKEDARFESCFMRISLLPAEQIVGISRIQRSAYSVAFDERFSVPLDPAALEENSLRFSVFGIDEDERSVSTGVAELKLSDLDLATRPFNAWLYLQDTNKAVDTVGEILLSLSYLPTAERLTVVVVKAKNLVWSNGKVTADPFVKVYLLQDGRKISKKKTAVKRGDTNPVFNEAMIFSVPAIVLQELSLRVTVAESGEDGRGDNTGHVLIGPAASGMGTTHWNQMLATLRKPVSMWHPLRRN; this is encoded by the exons ATGGGCAGAGACCTGGGCCTGGCCCACTACGGCCCCCTGCGGAAATCCATCTCGGCCGACTCCCTCAACTCCATCTCGTCCATCGGGAACAACTTCGGGCAGGATTTCACGGTGGGGCAGGTGGAGGTGTCCATGGAGTACGACGGGAGGGCGGCCGCCCTGCACGTGACGCTGCTGCAGGGCAAGGACCTGCTGGAGAAGGAGGATGCGCGCTTCGAGTCCTGCTTCATGCGCATCAGCCTCCTCCCGGCCGAGCAGATCGTCGGCATCTCCCGG ATCCAGAGGAGCGCCTACTCCGTGGCCTTTGACGAGCGTTTCTCGGTGCCGCTGGATCCGGCGGCGCTGGAGGAGAACAGCCTGCGCTTCTCCGTCTTCGGCATCGACGAGGACGAGCGGAGCGTCAGCACCGGCGTGGCCGAGCTCAAGCTCTCCGACCTGGACCTGGCCACGCGCCCCTTCAACGCCTGGCTCTACCTGCAGGACACCAACAAG GCGGTGGACACGGTGGGGGAGATCCTGCTCTCCCTGAGTTACCTGCCCACGGCCGAGCGGCTCACGGTGGTGGTGGTCAAAGCCAAGAACCTCGTGTGGAGCAATGGGAAGGTGACTGCAG ATCCCTTCGTCAAGGTGTACCTGCTGCAGGACGGGAGGAAGATCAGCAAGAAGAAGACAGCAGTGAAGAGGGGAGACACCAACCCCGTGTTCAACGAGGCCATGATCTTCTCTGTGCCGGCCATCGTGCTCCAG gagctgtccctgcgTGTGACGGTGGCCGAGAGCGGCGAGGACGGGCGCGGTGACAACACGGGCCACGTGCTCATCGGGCCCGCGGCCAGCGGCATGGGCACCACGCACTGGAACCAGATGCTGGCCACGCTCCGCAAGCCCGTCTCCATGTGGCACCCGCTCCGCAGGAATTAG